GCAAGTGGCGCCTCGAGATACTTCATAAGCCCGATAGTGAATCTCTTTTTATCGCTGTTAGGGATGTATTAAGGCGGAGTATTTTTGCCTTTGCCATCATCTCTTCCCCATAAAGACATAGTTTGCAAGATGAGTGCCAAATTTGCCGCTGATTTCAATAGTCTTTAGCTCTTTTATGTCAAAATAAGAGGTAAAAAGCTCTTTCAACTCATCCTCCGAGGAAAAATATAAGACGGTCCCAAGCGGGGTCTCGATATTCCATGGAATATCCTCAATCGGCATGCTTTTGTAGATGTCTTCCATATCCGTCATCTTGACCTGATCATTTGTAAACATCTCCTCTTGTACCAATCCTTGTAACCAATATAGTATCTTCAATAATCACAAAAATAATCCTATATTTTCCTACTCTGATTCTATAGGTATCTTCTTCTCCTATGACAGGTTTAATATCTACCGGCAAATCCTTATTCAGCTTAGATAACGCCAAATCAACCAATGTTTTATAGTCTTTGGGCAACCTTTTATAGTCCTTTGCTGCGCCTTTTGAGAATTCTATCTTATATCTTTCCATCTCACAGTTTCGCCCTTTTTAAACTCTGCCTTTGCCTTTTTAATTTCTTCCCTTTCTGCTGGTGTTAGAGGAGCTACATCAGTTTCTACCACACTCCTCCAGAAAACCTCTATCAGGTTATCTTTTGGCAGGGTCTTTAACATATTAACCAATGCATCCTCAGGCACAGTTAAAGTCTTAATACCCATCATCACCACCTCCTTAATTTGTAAATTAGCCTTCCAATCTCTTTATATTCTAACCCATCTCCTTCTGTCTCTACAATCTAATGTTTTGATAACCTGTTTTCCCTTTGATTTTTCTGTCATTGCGATGCCGAAACATCGGCAGTGGCAATCTCAGTCAGGTGGTTGTTTTAAAGAAAAGCAGGGTTGAACCATAGAGCTATATAGGTATAGTTTATGTATCCGTCAGATGTTCCCCCACCACCATGTGGCGAATCGTTACTACGTTTTTGATGATTAATAAAGTGTTTTATTAGTCCATCTTCAACTTCAATGGCGTTTTCACTACTACTGGTTTCATAGAGTGGAATAATTTCATCACAGCCATGCGCCGATTTCCTTTGACTAAGGTCTACACTTCGGCCAATTTTAAATGTGCTTCCTTTTTTTGCCATTATTTCACCTCCCTTCTACCTTACTCACACTTCCTAACCCTACACTCATGGCAGACTTTACAACCTCTCAATCTCCTCTAAACCTTCGGCTCCCTTCAAGCCCTCAAGAACTTTAGAGAACATGTAAGCAACGGACGACCTGAGATCAAATATAATCTCAGCTTCGTGAAAGTATTGTGCGGTCTTCTCAGTGCCATAACCGTCCCAAAACCAAGTTTTACCACTATGGTTCATCTCAATAATTATGTTGTCGCGACAAATATCAAATGCTTTACGATTCTTTACAATTTTATCT
This region of Nitrospirota bacterium genomic DNA includes:
- a CDS encoding type II toxin-antitoxin system RelE/ParE family toxin → MERYKIEFSKGAAKDYKRLPKDYKTLVDLALSKLNKDLPVDIKPVIGEEDTYRIRVGKYRIIFVIIEDTILVTRIGTRGDVYK